One genomic segment of Natrialbaceae archaeon AArc-T1-2 includes these proteins:
- a CDS encoding ERCC4 domain-containing protein, whose protein sequence is MVETRDSSPIPTTILRDTRERRPWTFDCYPVETRDVTLSTGDYAVPTDCTHDLELDTYHPRFAIERKSGHDFLTALTWERDRFKREVKRAAHWPQPLPVVVETSWQTLLRNRGCMARRDVHPAQVAGTVTAWSNHYNVAFHFTETRRQAEFCAFLLLVRHGLLRRLHDRSTRGTTRHDVAERTE, encoded by the coding sequence ATGGTCGAGACACGAGACTCGAGTCCGATCCCGACGACGATCCTACGAGATACGCGCGAACGACGCCCGTGGACGTTCGACTGCTACCCGGTCGAGACGCGAGACGTGACGCTCTCGACGGGAGATTACGCCGTACCGACGGACTGTACGCACGATCTCGAGTTGGATACGTATCACCCACGATTCGCGATCGAACGCAAGTCCGGCCACGACTTTCTCACTGCGCTCACCTGGGAGCGGGACCGATTCAAACGCGAGGTAAAGCGGGCAGCCCACTGGCCACAACCGCTCCCCGTCGTCGTCGAAACGTCGTGGCAGACGCTGCTTCGCAACCGCGGCTGTATGGCGAGACGAGATGTGCATCCAGCACAGGTCGCTGGGACGGTCACGGCATGGAGCAACCACTACAACGTAGCGTTTCACTTCACCGAGACGCGCCGTCAGGCCGAGTTCTGTGCGTTCTTACTTCTCGTTCGTCACGGTTTGCTCCGACGGCTCCACGACCGCTCGACCCGAGGTACCACCCGACACGACGTCGCTGAACGTACGGAGTGA